From a region of the Haematobia irritans isolate KBUSLIRL chromosome 4, ASM5000362v1, whole genome shotgun sequence genome:
- the LOC142235296 gene encoding uncharacterized protein LOC142235296 yields MNLSHYNFVYILIIGLFTGILFVTSKKPSVVITKFICESMDRAYFIVKNVTLSKDANGDSVMNAQVQPLKNLENVLIKIVMMRKVRESYQPYFVEATLNFCDFLKDHKNQIPWSIFYQRLLVFTNMNHTCPYNHDLILKDFKIVIGDFNLVPLPKGQYAFAMKFFVEKILKFKSSIQFFCSSTIVRGKEEQNLLVIAPWPPQKLIMVK; encoded by the exons atgaATTTGTCCCActacaattttgtctatattctaATAATTGGCTTATTCACAGGCATCCTGTTTGTGACCTCGAAGAAACCATCTGTGGTTATAACtaaatttatatgtgaaagtatGGACAGAGCTTATTTTATAGTGAAAAATGTCACATTGTCGAAGGATGCTAATGGTGATAGTGTGATGAATGCTCAAGTTCAACCattgaaaaatttagaaaatgtctTG ataaaaatagtGATGATGAGAAAAGTAAGAGAATCTTATCAACCATATTTTGTAGAAGCCACAttgaatttttgtgattttctcaaagatcataaaaatcaaattccaTGGAGCATATTTTATCAGAGATTACTGGTGTTTACGAATATGAATCATACGTGTCCCTATAAT caTGATCTTATATTGAAGgatttcaaaattgtaattggTGACTTTAACTTGGTTCCATTGCCCAAAGGCCAATATGCTTTTGCTATGAAGTTCTTTGTGGAAAAgatcttaaaatttaaaa GCTCAATTCAGTTCTTTTGTTCATCAACAATTGTTAGAGGCAAAGAAGAACAAAACCTTCTAGTAATAGCACCATGGCCACCACAAAAACTCATTATGGTAAAATAG
- the LOC142235297 gene encoding uncharacterized protein LOC142235297, whose protein sequence is MNFLIIITGLLMVVQHFPFGFSARAKIKSIIFKSTEINFNKEYISNFTMQISPDGSTFDCEVIFIQDIIDSYWILLSVEMMLPSTNNYRSLFKYDIDACSILGTKDMNIVALWMQNIMKYSNLPKSCPIRKGSYIWQNFKVNQNSIPAFVINGLYRIKASNYIKGSSENLDLINVTLNVEVKMK, encoded by the exons atgaattTTCTAATTATTATTACTGGTTTATTAATGGTAGTACAACATTTTCCGTTTGGATTCTCAGCAAGAGCAAAG ATAAAATccataatttttaaatcaacTGAGATAAACTTCAATAAAGAATACATTAGCAATTTTACCATGCAAATATCCCCAGATGGCAGCACTTTCGATTGTGAAGTGATTTTTATACAGGACATTATCGATTCATATTGGATTCTACTTTCGGTTGAAATGATGTTACCAAGTACCAATAATTATCGTAGCCTCTTCAAGTATGATATCGATGCTTGTAGTATTTTGGGAACCAAAGACATGAATATTGTAGCCCTATGGATGCAAAATATTATGAAGTATAGTAATCTTCCAAAATCATGCCCAATTCGAAAG gGTTCATATATTTGGCAAAACTTCAAGGTGAACCAAAATAGTATTCCAGCTTTTGTAATCAATGGTTTGTATCGTATTAAAGCTTCAAACTACATCAAGGGAAGTTCAGAAAATCTAGATCTCATCAATGTCACACTCAATGTGGAAGTAAAAATGAAATAG
- the LOC142235295 gene encoding uncharacterized protein LOC142235295 — protein sequence MEWLRIEFLHILSIAYLSYPIIGVKRASVVITDIKCENFDHTYFKIKNCSLAGDSGNTRVINGCIQPLKTTDNIWIKLVLMRKVRKSYQPFFLETTVNFCGFLKDHKHQIPWGIIYDRITVYTNINHSCPYNHDMILKDFKINTDDFAFVPLPNGQYTFVMKVLDGKILKLKVQFYFQKTI from the exons ATGGAGTGGCTACGAATAGAGTTCCTACATATACTGAGTATTGCATATCTGTCATATCCTATAATAGGCGTCAAACGAGCATCGGTAGTAATAACCGAtataaaatgtgaaaatttcgACCACACctattttaaaatcaaaaattgttcattggCAGGCGATTCGGGAAATACAAGAGTCATAAATGGTTGTATACAACCATTGAAAACTACTGACAATATATGG ATCAAACTAGTGTTAATGAGAAAAGTAAGAAAAAGCTATCAACCGTTTTTCTTAGAAACAACAGTGAATTTTTGTGGTTTTCTAAAAGATCATAAGCATCAAATACCTTGGGGTATTATATATGACAGGATAACCGTGTACACCAATATAAATCACTCTTGTCCCTACAAT CATGATATGATTCTAAaagatttcaaaattaatacaGATGATTTTGCTTTTGTACCCCTACCCAATGGGCAATATACTTTTGTAATGAAAGTGCTCGATGGAAAAATACTTAAATTGAAAGTgcagttttattttcaaaagacCATATGA